A section of the Oryzias latipes chromosome 10, ASM223467v1 genome encodes:
- the LOC101167550 gene encoding ankyrin repeat and KH domain-containing protein 1 isoform X3, with the protein MQDAVAGTAMLTDGFEDEIDSVTPRSPVAEMGVGATPGGVGLGGIGIGVGGKKVRLYSEPGGPGAERLDFKLAAAAVLSSGPGSGSDEDEVSEVESFILDQEDLDNPIMKTASELLLSSATDGVDLRTVDPETQARLEALLEAAAFADPEVLRRLTSSVSCALDEAAAALTRMRAENTLNAGQADNLVIFSRSLAEACSDGDVNAVRKLLDEGRSVNEHTEEGESLLCLACSAGYYELAQVLLAMHANVEDRGIKGDITPLMAAASGGYVDIVKLLLVHGADVNAQSSTGNTALTYACAGGFVDVVKVLLKEGANIEDHNENGHTPLMEAASAGHVEVARVLLEYGAGINTHSNEFKESALTLACYKGHLDMVRFLLEAGADQEHKTDEMHTALMEACMDGHVEVARLLLDSGAQVNMPADSFESPLTLAACGGHVELAALLIERGANLEEVNDEGYTPLMEAAREGHEEMVALLLAQGANINAQTEETQETALTLACCGGFLEVADFLIKAGADIELGCSTPLMEAAQEGHLELVKYLLAAGANVHATTATGDTALTYACENGHTDVADVLLQAGANLEHESEGGRTPLMKAARAGHLCTVQFLISKGANVNRTTANNDHTVVSLACAGGHLAVVELLLAHGADPTHRLKDGSTMLIEAAKGGHTNVVSYLLDYPNNILSVPAPDLSQFTPPSQDASQVPRVPFQALAMVVPPQEPDRAPSNISTPPPISSKGVSKQRQAAMQPGVPCSVGRGSEAEPLPPFHLCQPLECIVEETEGKLNELGQRISAIEKAQLQSLELIQGEPLTKDKIEELKKSREEQVQKKKKILKELQKVERRLQLKTQQQFTKEYMEAKGLKEDQEAGQSQGPGPGPGITATDPALLLSTAVVQAHTGSDTDEEANKDEEQEDQPGEDGEEEEEDDDEEEEGSDDDGEDDDYPKLPQVDTILYRDGPQQPPLPPSPQTQPQPPPPPLQAPFVPIQPLPDYNPADYAGSTSPELQRVLLGQQILGQQQGQGQQLAGLGPGMIPQHAPDGLMVATPAQTLTDTLDDIMAAVSSRVPMLNTTTSPTPLSQPPAQTPANIASPPSVLPLYPSVDIDAHTESNHDTALTLACAGGHEELVSVLLARGANIEHRDKKGFTPLILAATAGHVGVVEVLLDKCGDIEAQSERTKDTPLSLACSGGRQEVVELLLLRGANKEHRNVSDYTPLSLAASGGYVNIIKILLNAGAEINSRTGSKLGISPLMLAAMNGHVPAVKLLLDMGSDINAQIETNRNTALTLACFQGRAEVVSLLLDRKANVEHRAKTGLTPLMEAASGGYAEVGRVLLDKGADVNAPPVPSSRDTALTIAADKGHYKFCELLINRCAHIDVRNKKGNTPLWLAANGGHFEVVQLLVHASADVDAADNRKITPLMAAFRKGHVKVVQYLVKEVNQFPSDIECMRYIATIADKELLKKCHQCMETIVKAKDQQAAEANKNASILLKELDLEKSREESKKQALAAKREKRKEKRKKKKEEQKRKQEEEEGQKTKEESSEMHDQKEDSADEAEVPIEPPSATTTTTIGISATSPTFTTPFGKKRANVATTPSTNRKNKKNKTKDSAPSEPIILQDPQVVLAQHKADKNKIHGEPRGGGGGVTGGNSDSDPLDSTDCASESSSSGGKSQELNYLPDLTSFASSSSSSSSSSSSSSSAPSSGAAPSQIPLPGPEKRHFPQPQADSKVDNKVTVSISKPLQKVPDANDSTSNSLPSPFKPMVLPVTSPNTKHSLTSPKRIQKRDEGWKEVVRRSKKLSVPASVVSRIMGRGGCNITAIQDVTGAHIDVDKQKDKNGERMITIRGGTESTRYAVQLINALIQDPAKELEDLIPRNHIRAPGSKTTPASFSSTVGTTSGSTTSTKALSSLVTSPCVPFQPPSTSSSSSQSAGKIGKGLSSNIRQPFPVSLPLAYAHPQLALLAQTMHQIRHPRLPMAQFGGTFSPQSSTWGPFPVRPVSPGSANSSPKHNGGANNAGAQARSNSTHSEHSITASSGTAVPTSNMTTTSVPNTSAASPHPTNPTPYNPQQSVPTPSSVRKQLFAPDPKLAGATPVSSAAQCSGSNTVAGTASPAHHSSTTTTANPSLEPVGSISQAPAQPAKSEPSGVAPPGKDKLPLHGESQTVSVSESINSVGFSSQAMTVVSKSESRQQLPPPPSSASSTEAPPPLLNPQPSSHLPSASAPILSPRVAHPNNTIPHFSAPAPRISHRMQPSGPYYSLSEQQTQQQQLSGFVPPSKESLKQTQNQTSQPPSGPAQAQSHAHGQAPGSLQVSVNMGIINGSQMPHVTGAGKPQQIPPNFGPAGLFSISSIFDNSQVGNSQVWGACHLPARSPPEQSYSAHPPFVMGQMENMMPPPPPDSSKAPGYRPVSQAISGSHMYVQQGHGGVGTPSISRQHFSPHPWSASTSGESLVLPPPTVSSSAMVPPPQPKPGNSSQQDRKVPPPIGTERLARIRQTGTVNPPLLPSSYPASVGQGGIWSFGVGSASEAMSGWSQPLMGSHMMHPQLQPDQSAFSQHQLMEQDDTGIANPANNYHQPQHLPSNYIDFQKGMPMSMYGGTMLTPHPPMAEGPGGPMYNGLHAGDPAWSPIIKVVPGSADNSDPQQQVWPGTWAPHVGNVHLNHVN; encoded by the exons ATGCAGGATGCTGTAGCCGGGACAGCAATGCTGACGGACGGCTTTGAGGACGAGATTGACTCGGTGACTCCTCGCTCCCCAGTGGCAGAGATGGGGGTAGGAGCGACACCAGGAGGAGTCGGACTAGGGGGCATTGGGATTGGTGTAGGTGGAAAGAAAGTGCGTTTGTACAGTGAACCAGGTGGACCTGGAGCAGAAAGACTGGATTTCAAACTAGCGGCTGCGGCCGTCCTCTCCTCGGGTCCAGGATCCGGCAGCGACGAAGACGAGGTTTCAGAG GTGGAGTCATTCATTTTGGACCAGGAGGACTTGGACAACCCCATCATGAAGACGGCATCAGAGTTGCTTTTGTCCAGCGCCACAGACGGAGTGGATTTGAGGACTGTTGATCCAGAGACGCAGGCCCGACTTGAAGCTCTGCTGGAAGCTGCAG CTTTTGCAGACCCTGAAGTGCTACGGCGGCTGACGTCATCAGTGAGCTGTGCCCTGGATGAGGCTGCAGCTGCCCTGACCCGTATGAGAGCAGAAAACACACTCAACGCTGGTCAGGCTGACAA TTTGGTTATTTTCAGCCGCAGCTTAGCAGAGGCGTGTTCAGATGGAGATGTCAACGCTGTGCGCAAACTTCTGGATGAAGGCCGGAGCGTCAACGAACACACAGAAGAGGGAGAAAGCCTGTTGTGCCTGGCCTGCTCTGCTGGTTATTATGAACTTGCACAG GTTTTGTTGGCCATGCATGCCAATGTAGAAGATCGGGGCATCAAGGGGGACATAACGCCCCTGATGGCTGCTGCCAGTGGAGGCTATGTGGACATTGTCAAACTGCTCCTAGTCCATGGAGCAGATGTTAATGCACAATCTTCCACAG GCAACACAGCTCTGACGTATGCATGTGCCGGCGGCTTTGTGGATGTGGTTAAGGTGCTGCTAAAGGAGGGTGCAAACATTGAAGATCACAATGAGAATGGACACACTCCCCTCATGGAGGCGGCCAGCGCCGGCCATGTAGAAGTGGCCAGGGTCCTTTTGGAGTATGGCGCCGGCATCAACACACACTCCAACGAGTTCAAGGAGAGTGCTCTAACACTTGCCTGCTACAAAG GTCACTTGGATATGGTGCGCTTTCTCTTGGAGGCTGGAGCTGACCAGGAGCATAAAACAGATGAGATGCATACAGCACTAATGGAGGCTTGCATG GACGGCCATGTGGAGGTAGCGCGACTGCTGTTGGACAGCGGTGCACAGGTCAACATGCCAGCGGACTCCTTTGAGTCGCCCCTCACCCTTGCTGCGTGTGGAGGACACGTGGAGCTGGCAGCCTTGCTCATTGAGAGAGGTGCCAATTTGGAAGAG GTTAATGATGAAGGCTACACTCCGCTGATGGAGGCAGCAAGAGAAGGTCATGAAGAGATGGTAGCGCTTCTGTTAGCTCAAG GTGCTAACATCAACGCCCAGACAGAGGAGACCCAGGAGACTGCGTTGACACTGGCATGTTGCGGAGGCTTTTTGGAAGTTGCAGACTTCCTCATTAAAGCAGGAGCTGATATTGAGCTAGGATGCTCCACTCCTCTAATGGAAGCTGCACAGGAAGGCCATCTGGAGCTGGTCAAATACCTACTAGCTGCAg gTGCCAATGTTCATGCCACCACAGCAACAGGAGACACAGCATTGACCTATGCATGTGAGAATGGGCACACGGATGTGGCTGATGTGCTGCTGCAAGCTGGAGCCAACTTG GAGCATGAATCAGAAGGCGGCCGGACCCCCCTCATGAAGGCAGCAAGGGCGGGGCATCTCTGCACAGTACAGTTTCTCATCAGCAAAG GTGCTAATGTCAACAGAACTACTGCCAACAATGATCACACAGTGGTCTCTCTGGCCTGTGCTGGAGGGCATCTCGCTGTGGTGGAGTTGCTGTTGGCACACGGCGCAGATCCTACGCACAGACTCAAA GATGGTTCAACCATGCTGATTGAAGCTGCTAAGGGTGGCCACACTAACGTGGTGTCCTACTTGTTGGATTACCCCAACAACATCCTGTCTGTACCAGCCCCCGACCTGTCCCAGTTCACACCCCCATCACAAGACGCCTCTCAG GTTCCTCGTGTCCCATTCCAAGCTCTCGCCATGGTAGTACCCCCCCAGGAGCCCGACAGAGCCCCATCAAACATCTCCACACCCCCACCCATTTCCAGCAAAG GCGTGTCTAAACAGAGGCAAGCAGCCATGCAGCCCGGTGTCCCCTGTTCTGTGGGACGGGGGTCTGAAGCGGAGCCTCTGCCACCCTTCCACTTGTGCCAACCTCTGGAGTGCATTGTGGAGGAAACGGAGGGAAAGCTAAATGAGCTGGGCCAGAGAATTAGCGCTATTGAAAAGGCTCAGCTACAATCATTAGAGCTTATTCAGGGGGAGCCGCTCACCAAAGACAAGATTGAGGAGCTaaagaagagcagagaggaacag gtgcagaagaagaagaaaatcttgAAGGAGTTGCAGAAGGTAGAGCGTCGGCTGCAGTTGAAAACACAGCAACAGTTCACCAAAGAGTACATGGAAGCAAAGGGCTTAAAGGAAGATCAGGAGGCGGGACAAAGCCAGGGCCCGGGGCCGGGGCCTGGGATTACAGCAACAGACCCCGCGCTCCTCCTTTCCACGGCAGTTGTTCAGGCGCACACTGGCTCCGACACGGATGAAGAGGCCAACAAAGACGAGGAACAAGAAGACCAGCCAGGGGAGGACGGGGAAGAG gaagaggaagatgatgatgaagaagaggagggctCAGATGACGACGGCGAGGACGACGACTATCCCAAGCTTCCTCAGGTTGACACAATCCTCTATAGGGATGGACCACAgcagcctcctcttcctccttcgcCACAGACTCAGCCtcagcctcctcctccacctcttcaGGCTCCTTTTGTCCCAATCCAACCCCTGCCAGATTACAATCCTGCAGACTACGCAGGAAGTACAAGTCCAGAGCTGCAGAGGGTATTGCTGGGGCAACAGATTCTAGGGCAGCAGCAGGGTCAGGGTCAACAGCTTGCTGGGCTTGGTCCTGGAATGATACCGCAGCATGCTCCAGATGGGCTGATGGTAGCTACACCTGCGCAGACGCTCACAGACACGCTGGATGACATCATGGCAG ctGTGAGCAGTCGCGTGCCCATGCTGAACACTACGACTTCTCCCACGCCCCTCTCCCAGCCGCCTGCACAGACGCCCGCAAACATCGCATCTCCCCCTTCTGTACTGCCCTTGTACCCCTCTGTTGACATTGATGCACAT ACGGAGAGTAATCACGACACAGCGTTGACGTTAGCGTGTGCAGGAGGACACGAGGAGCTAGTGTCTGTCCTCCTGGCACGGGGAGCCAACATCGAGCACCGGGATAAGAAAG GGTTTACCCCTTTGATCCTGGCAGCCACTGCTGGCCACGTGGGAGTGGTTGAGGTGCTGCTTGACAAATGCGGTGACATCGAGGCCCAGTCAGAGAGAACCAAAGACACGCCCCTCTCGCTGGCCTGCTCCGGGGGACGCCAAGAG GTTGTGGAGTTGCTGCTGCTGCGTGGAGCCAACAAGGAACACCGCAACGTTTCAGACTACACTCCTCTGAGCTTGGCTGCTTCTGGAGGATATGTCAATATCATCAAGATACTCCTCAACGCTGGAGCTGAGATCAACTCCAG GACCGGCAGCAAGCTGGGAATCTCTCCGCTGATGCTGGCTGCGATGAACGGCCATGTGCCAGCTGTGAAGCTGTTGCTGGATATGGGCTCCGACATCAACGCCCAGATTGAAACCAACCGAAACACCGCTTTGACTCTAGCCTGCTTTCAGGGGCGGGCCGAGGTCGTCAGCCTGCTGCTCGATCGCAAGGCTAATGTTGAGCATCGGGCCAAG ACTGGTTTAACTCCTCTGATGGAAGCAGCCTCTGGAGGTTATGCAGAAGTGGGCCGTGTCCTGTTGGACAAAGGTGCTGATGTCAATGCTCCCCCTGTCCCCTCATCCCGAGACACTGCCCTCACCATTGCTGCTGACAAGGGCCACTACAAGTTCTGTGAGCTGCTTATCAACAG GTGCGCTCATATTGATGTACGAAACAAGAAAGGGAACACTCCTCTCTGGTTGGCAGCAAACGGTGGTCACTTTGAAGTTGTTCAGCTCCTTGTACACGCCAGCGCCGATGTGGATGCAGCCGACAACCGCAAAATCACCCCACTTATGGCGGCATTTCGCAAG GGTCACGTGAAGGTGGTTCAGTATCTTGTGAAGGAGGTTAACCAGTTCCCATCAGACATCGAGTGCATGAGATATATTGCTACCATCGCAGACAAG GAGCTGTTAAAGAAATGCCACCAATGTATGGAGACCATTGTCAAAGCTAAAGATCAGCAAGCAGCTGAAGCCAACAAAAATGCTAGCATTCTTCTTAAGGAGCTGGACCTGGAGAAG TCTCGAGAAGAGAGCAAGAAGCAGGCCCTGGCTGCAAAGCGGGAGAAGAGGAAGGAGAAACGcaagaagaaaaaggaggagcaaaagaggaagcaggaggaagaagagggacAGAAAACGAAGGAGGAGTCCTCTGAGATGCACGACCAGAAGGAGGATTCAGCTGATG AAGCTGAAGTTCCCATTGAACCTCCAAGTGcgaccaccaccaccaccatcggTATATCAGCCACCTCCCCCACCTTCACTACACCTTTTGGTAAGAAGCGAGCAAACGTGGCCACTACCCCAAGCACCAATCGcaagaacaaaaagaacaagACTAAGGATTCAGCACCAAGTGAACCAATTATATTACAGGACCCCCag GTTGTGTTAGCACAACACAAGGCTGACAAGAACAAGATCCATGGTGAGCCacgtggtgggggtgggggcgtGACGGGTGGCAACAGCGATTCTGACCCGCTGGACAGCACCGATTGTGCCagtgagagcagcagcagtggtgGGAAGAGTCAGGAGCTCAACTACCTCCCTGACCTCACCTCCttcgcctcctcctcctcttcctcttcttcttcttcatcctcctcatcctcggCCCCTTCCTCAGGAGCGGCCCCCTCCCAGATCCCCTTGCCTGGCCCAGAGAAGAGACACTTTCCTCAGCCGCAAGCTGACAGCAAAGTAGACAATAAGGTCACGGTCTCCATCTCAAAGCCACTGCAAAA AGTTCCAGATGCAAACGACTCCACCTCAAACTCTTTGCCTTCGCCGTTCAAACCCATGGTTCTTCCCGTCACGTCGCCCAACACCAAGCACAGCCTCACAAGTCCAAAGAGAATCCAAAAAAGAGATGAAGGGTGGAAAGAGGTGGTCAGAAG ATCAAAGAAGCTGTCTGTGCCAGCCTCTGTTGTGTCTCGGATCATGGGCCGAGGAGGCTGCAACATCACGGCCATTCAAGACGTGACAGGAGCTCATATTGACGTGGACAAACAGAAGGACAAGAATGGGGAGAGAATGATTACTAtcag AGGAGGGACGGAGTCTACACGGTATGCAGTGCAGCTGATCAACGCTCTAATCCAAGACCCAGCCAAGGAGCTTGAGGATCTAATTCCCCGAAACCACATCAGGGCCCCAGGCTCTAAAACAACCCCAGCATCCTTTTCTTCTACCGTAGGGACCACCAGTGGCTCAACTACCAGCACAAAGGCTTTAAGCTCATTGGTCACATCTCCCTGTGTTCCGTTCCAGCCCCCCTCcacatcttcatcctcctctcagTCTGCAGGGAAGATTGGGAAGGGGCTTTCATCAAACATCAGACAGCCTTTCCCAGTGTCTCTGCCCCTGGCATACGCCCACCCTCAGCTTGCCCTGCTGGCTCAGACGATGCACCAAATCAGACATCCTCGTCTACCTATGGCTCAGTTTGGAGGCACCTTCTCTCCCCAATCCAGTACCTGGGGTCCCTTCCCAGTCCGTCCCGTAAGTCCCGGCAGTGCTAACAGCTCCCCAAAACACAACGGAGGCGCAAACAATGCTGGTGCTCAGGCCAGATCCAACTCGACCCACAGCGAGCACAGCATCACAGCCAGCTCAGGAACGGCAGTCCCCACCTCCAACATGACCACCACTAGTGTGCCCAACACATCTGCAGCCTCGCCTCATCCCACTAATCCTACTCCGTATAATCCACAGCAAAGTGTCCCCACTCCTTCGTCTGTTAGGAAGCAGCTCTTTGCCCCTGACCCCAAACTTGCTGGCGCCACCCCTGTATCTTCTGCTGCTCAGTGCAGTGGTAGTAATACAGTAGCAGGCACGGCTTCTCCTGCACATCACAGTTCAACCACGACAACGGCAAACCCCTCTCTGGAGCCAGTAGGATCCATTTCTCAGGCCCCCGCCCAGCCCGCTAAATCAGAGCCCAGTGGTGTTGCCCCTCCTGGGAAGGACAAGCTGCCTCTACACGGAGAGAGCCAGACTGTGTCAGTCAGCGAGAGCATCAACTCTGTCGGTTTCAGTTCTCAAGCCATGACTGTAGTTTCCAAATCAGAGTCTCGACAGCAATTGCCacctcctccctcctctgcATCGTCGACGGAagctcctcctcccctccttaACCCACAGCCCAGTTCTCACCTTCCTTCAGCGTCGGCCCCCATCCTCTCCCCCAGGGTTGCGCACCCCAACAACACCATTCCTCATTTCTCAGCCCCCGCTCCCAGGATCTCTCATCGTATGCAGCCATCAGGGCCTTACTATTCCCTTTCTGAGCAACAGacgcagcagcaacagctgtcTGGGTTTGTGCCCCCAAGCAAGGAATCCCTCAAACAAACCCAAAACCAGACGTCCCAGCCACCAAGTGGACCCGCTCAAGCCCAATCACACGCCCATGGTCAGGCTCCAGGCTCCCTCCAGGTCTCTGTGAACATGGGGATCATCAACGGTTCCCAGATGCCGCATGTCACTGGTGCAGGGAAGCCTCAGCAGATCCCTCCCAACTTTGGTCCTGCAGGTCTcttcagcatcagcagcatctttGATAACAGCCAA GTGGGAAACAGTCAGGTATGGGGAGCGTGCCATTTACCTGCTCGATCACCACCAGAGCAGTCGTATTCAGCCCATCCGCCTTTTGTCATGGGCCAAATGGAAAATATGATGCCCCCACCTCCACCAGACAGCTCCAAAGCACCTGGTTACCGCCCTGTCTCTCAGG ctATATCTGGCAGCCATATGTACGTGCAGCAGGGTCACGGAGGAGTCGGCACACCCTCCATCAGCAGACAGCACTTCTCCCCTCACCCATGGAGTGCGTCCACGTCAG GTGAATCCCTCGTCCTGCCTCCTCCTACAGTGTCCTCCTCTGCCATGGTGCCTCCTCCCCAACCGAAGCCAGGCAACTCCTCCCAGCAGGACCGAAAAGTTCCCCCACCTATCGGCACCGAACGGTTGGCGAGAATCAGACAGACTGGTACAGTCAACCCACCTCTCCTCCCAAGCAGCTACCCGGCTTCAGTTGGACAGGGGGGCATTTGGTCTTTTGGAGTTGGTAGCGCCTCAG AGGCCATGTCTGGTTGGTCCCAACCCCTGATGGGCAGCCACATGATGCACCCGCAGCTGCAGCCTGATCAGTCGGCCTTCTCTCAGCACCAGCTCATGGAACAGGACGACACCGGCATTGCAAACCCTGCTAACAACTACCACCAGCCTCAACATTTGCCCAGCAATTACATAGACTTCCAGAAG GGTATGCCTATGTCAATGTATGGAGGAACTATGCTGACTCCCCATCCTCCCATGGCAGAGGGGCCTGGGGGTCCAATGTACAATGGTTTGCATGCAGGTGACCCTGCATGGAGCCCCATCATCAAAGTTGTACCTGGCAGTGCAGACAATTCTGACCCACAGCAGCAG GTCTGGCCTGGTACCTGGGCACCTCATGTGGGCAACGTGCACCTGAACCATGTCAACTAG